A region from the Triticum urartu cultivar G1812 chromosome 1, Tu2.1, whole genome shotgun sequence genome encodes:
- the LOC125522825 gene encoding protein SICKLE-like isoform X1, with protein sequence MDTGEQAGEESSANRRERLLALRSSAAAAASSTSSSSSPSAAPPPPAWDLPEPDLAPTSSAPRPRSRFDFYTNPGAAFSSSAAAVPQKRKIADPPGPNPAPAPPHGNSGNNYPPPHQHHMAQSPMEGAPGNSPWRGPMQFQTPMSGYRGTPPGPPPHWNPHSASPAQDPYPHPPNFGFRGPNVGRGSSPMNYGPGGSPMNYGPRGNPMNYGPGGSPMSYEPRGSPRSYVPRGSPHSSSGRGRGENYYQSPGSRGRGGRGGFQNHSGSQDQRNFYRKSMVDDPWQGLQPIVGSILPIDGAKSWLPESLRKKETPNQGRGGNFYHSPGSRGRGGRGGFQNHSGSQDQRNFYRKSMVDDPWQGLQPIVGSILPIDGAKSWLPESLRKKETPNQGRGGNFYHSPGSRGRGGRGGFQNHSGSQDQRNFYRKSMVDDPWQGLQPIVGNILKPIDGAKSWLPESLRKKETPNQGRTISNPTSGLSLAEYLASSFNEASNESNET encoded by the exons ATGGACACCGGCGAGCAAGCCGGGGAGGAGTCGTCGGCGAACCGCCGGGAGCGCCTCCTCGCGctccgctcctccgccgccgccgccgcttcctccacctcctcctcctcctcgccatctgccgcgccgccgccgcccgcgtgGGATCTCCCGGAGCCCGACCTGGCGCCCACCTCCTCCGCCCCGCGTCCGCGCTCGCGGTTCGACTTCTACACCAACCCCGGcgccgccttctcctcctccgccgccgccgtcccgcaGAAGCGCAAGATCGCCGACCCCCCGGGCCCCAATCCCGCCCCGGCCCCGCCTCACG GGAACTCTGGCAACAATTATCCTCCTCCACACCAGCACCATATGGCCCAATCTCCGATGGAAGGTGCACCAGGGAATAGTCCATGGAGAGGTCCTATGCAGTTCCAGACTCCTATGTCTGGATACCGAGGAACACCTCCTGGACCTCCACCTCACTGGAACCCACATTCTGCTTCTCCAGCTCAAGATCCGTATCCACATCCACCCAACTTTGGGTTCAGAGGCCCTAATGTTGGCCGAGGGAGCAGCCCGATGAATTATGGACCAGGAGGTAGCCCAATGAATTACGGACCAAGAGGTAACCCGATGAATTACGGACCAGGAGGTAGCCCAATGAGTTACGAACCAAGAGGAAGCCCGAGGAGTTATGTACCAAGAGGTAGCCCGCACTCGTCTTCCGGACGTGGCAGGGGTGAGAACTACTACCAGAGCCCAGGTtcgagaggaagagggggaaggggtgGCTTCCAGAACCATTCTGGATCGCAAGATCAGAGGAACTTCTACAGGAAGTCCATGGTTGATGATCCTTGGCAGGGCTTGCAACCTATCGTTGGCAGCATACTACCCATCGATGGTGCCAAGTCCTGGCTTCCAGAGTCATTGCGCAAAAAGGAGACACCTAATCAAGGCAGGGGTGGGAATTTCTACCACAGCCCAGGTtcgagaggaagagggggaaggggtgGCTTCCAGAACCATTCTGGATCGCAAGATCAGAGGAACTTCTACAGGAAGTCCATGGTTGATGATCCTTGGCAGGGCTTGCAACCTATCGTTGGCAGCATACTACCCATCGATGGTGCCAAGTCCTGGCTTCCAGAGTCATTGCGCAAAAAGGAGACACCTAATCAAGGCAGGGGTGGGAATTTCTACCACAGCCCAGGTtcgagaggaagagggggaaggggtgGCTTCCAGAACCATTCTGGATCGCAAGATCAGAGGAACTTCTACAGGAAGTCCATGGTTGATGATCCTTGGCAGGGCTTGCAGCCTATCGTTGGCAACATACTGAAACCCATCGATGGCGCGAAGTCCTGGCTTCCAGAGTCATTGCGCAAAAAGGAGACACCTAATCAAGGCCGAACAATATCAAATCCAACATCAGGATTGAGTCTGGCAGAATACCTTGCCTCGTCTTTCAACGAGGCTTCTAACGAGTCTAATGAGACGTGA
- the LOC125522825 gene encoding protein pygopus-like isoform X2, with amino-acid sequence MDTGEQAGEESSANRRERLLALRSSAAAAASSTSSSSSPSAAPPPPAWDLPEPDLAPTSSAPRPRSRFDFYTNPGAAFSSSAAAVPQKRKIADPPGPNPAPAPPHGNSGNNYPPPHQHHMAQSPMEGAPGNSPWRGPMQFQTPMSGYRGTPPGPPPHWNPHSASPAQDPYPHPPNFGFRGPNVGRGSSPMNYGPGGSPMNYGPRGNPMNYGPGGSPMSYEPRGSPRSYVPRGSPHSSSGRGRGENYYQSPGSRGRGGRGGFQNHSGSQDQRNFYRKSMVDDPWQGLQPIVGSILPIDGAKSWLPESLRKKETPNQGRGGNFYHSPGSRGRGGRGGFQNHSGSQDQRNFYRKSMVDDPWQGLQPIVGNILKPIDGAKSWLPESLRKKETPNQGRTISNPTSGLSLAEYLASSFNEASNESNET; translated from the exons ATGGACACCGGCGAGCAAGCCGGGGAGGAGTCGTCGGCGAACCGCCGGGAGCGCCTCCTCGCGctccgctcctccgccgccgccgccgcttcctccacctcctcctcctcctcgccatctgccgcgccgccgccgcccgcgtgGGATCTCCCGGAGCCCGACCTGGCGCCCACCTCCTCCGCCCCGCGTCCGCGCTCGCGGTTCGACTTCTACACCAACCCCGGcgccgccttctcctcctccgccgccgccgtcccgcaGAAGCGCAAGATCGCCGACCCCCCGGGCCCCAATCCCGCCCCGGCCCCGCCTCACG GGAACTCTGGCAACAATTATCCTCCTCCACACCAGCACCATATGGCCCAATCTCCGATGGAAGGTGCACCAGGGAATAGTCCATGGAGAGGTCCTATGCAGTTCCAGACTCCTATGTCTGGATACCGAGGAACACCTCCTGGACCTCCACCTCACTGGAACCCACATTCTGCTTCTCCAGCTCAAGATCCGTATCCACATCCACCCAACTTTGGGTTCAGAGGCCCTAATGTTGGCCGAGGGAGCAGCCCGATGAATTATGGACCAGGAGGTAGCCCAATGAATTACGGACCAAGAGGTAACCCGATGAATTACGGACCAGGAGGTAGCCCAATGAGTTACGAACCAAGAGGAAGCCCGAGGAGTTATGTACCAAGAGGTAGCCCGCACTCGTCTTCCGGACGTGGCAGGGGTGAGAACTACTACCAGAGCCCAG GTtcgagaggaagagggggaaggggtgGCTTCCAGAACCATTCTGGATCGCAAGATCAGAGGAACTTCTACAGGAAGTCCATGGTTGATGATCCTTGGCAGGGCTTGCAACCTATCGTTGGCAGCATACTACCCATCGATGGTGCCAAGTCCTGGCTTCCAGAGTCATTGCGCAAAAAGGAGACACCTAATCAAGGCAGGGGTGGGAATTTCTACCACAGCCCAGGTtcgagaggaagagggggaaggggtgGCTTCCAGAACCATTCTGGATCGCAAGATCAGAGGAACTTCTACAGGAAGTCCATGGTTGATGATCCTTGGCAGGGCTTGCAGCCTATCGTTGGCAACATACTGAAACCCATCGATGGCGCGAAGTCCTGGCTTCCAGAGTCATTGCGCAAAAAGGAGACACCTAATCAAGGCCGAACAATATCAAATCCAACATCAGGATTGAGTCTGGCAGAATACCTTGCCTCGTCTTTCAACGAGGCTTCTAACGAGTCTAATGAGACGTGA